In Pseudofrankia saprophytica, one genomic interval encodes:
- a CDS encoding SigE family RNA polymerase sigma factor, with protein MRADDERAFEEFVARTANRQLLSAVLLTGGDWAAAEDLVQGAFERVYLRWDKIGAGREDAYLRRAVVNGATSRWRRLRARVSEVPLVVDGEWTADVASTGPDHADRMTQRDSLVGALRALPPRQRAVVVLRYIDDLAEADVAAALGCSLGSVRSQASRGLAKLRASEHLRALDPAVVSGRVRAMAPPGAPDILTNEPRSQTAAPVATAAQATKEDTR; from the coding sequence GTGCGTGCGGATGATGAGCGGGCTTTCGAGGAGTTCGTGGCCAGGACGGCCAACCGGCAGCTGCTGAGCGCGGTTCTGCTGACCGGCGGCGACTGGGCGGCCGCCGAGGACCTCGTCCAGGGGGCGTTCGAACGGGTCTACCTGCGCTGGGACAAGATCGGCGCCGGCCGTGAGGACGCCTACCTGCGCCGCGCGGTGGTCAACGGCGCCACCAGCCGCTGGCGGCGGCTGCGGGCCCGGGTCAGCGAGGTGCCGCTGGTCGTCGACGGCGAATGGACCGCCGACGTGGCCTCGACGGGCCCCGACCACGCCGACCGGATGACCCAGCGTGACAGCCTGGTCGGCGCCCTGCGCGCCCTGCCCCCGCGGCAGCGCGCCGTCGTCGTCCTGCGCTACATCGACGACCTGGCCGAGGCCGACGTCGCCGCCGCCCTGGGCTGCTCACTGGGCTCGGTACGCAGCCAGGCCTCCCGCGGCCTGGCGAAACTGCGGGCCAGCGAGCACCTGCGGGCCCTGGACCCGGCGGTGGTCTCGGGCCGTGTACGCGCCATGGCACCGCCCGGCGCGCCGGACATCCTGACGAACGAACCCCGCTCCCAGACGGCGGCGCCAGTGGCGACGGCCGCGCAGGCGACGAAGGAGGACACGCGATGA
- a CDS encoding HAD-IB family hydrolase, with amino-acid sequence MGLRERLAGRRVYMTGVTGFVGEALLERLLSDFPDTRVVALVRPRGGQDGASRLRRQLRKPAFKALREKVGEGAVEKLAARVEVVDGDLASMPDIPADVDLVIHCAGEVSFDPPVDEGFTTNIGGVQELLRAARAGGASPHIVHVSTAYVAGLRSGHIAEGRLAHDVDWVAEKAAAGRTRQAAEDASRTPERSAQFLAEAQAKHLRAGAQSVSRDAEDRRRQWVRDRLVRSGAERAQVLGWTDCYTFTKALAERCLEDSHGDLPLTIVRPSIIESALARPFPGWIEGFKMAEPLILAYGRGEFPDFPASPDATIDIIPVDLVVNAILAAAAQTPPAAEPAYYTVCSGFRNPLLFRELFEHVHEYFQEHPLPKRGRGPIAVPEWPFAGARAAEAKLRNGERVAAVAGRVLEHAPRSEKVRRWAQEFDRFESRVGFLRRYADIYRAYTKAELVYVDDATKALFDGLDEADQADFNFDPACYDWYHYLQEVHFPAVTAILRRPRDPAPPKRSGVNLPANPDALAVFDLDGTLVTSTVIESYLWLRLADEAPAGRARELAGLGAVLPRFLRAERTDRGHLIRSVYARYKGADPEELARIIDEVAGDILLRRVKPAAIRRVRAHRQAGHRTVLLTGSVDFLVRPLAPLFDEVVASKLTVGADGLLTGKLASSPLVGDARAAFLDHFAGRVGADLSSSWAYGDSQSDIPMLRAVGNPVAVNPDLALFRLAKANGWAVEEWPSTPGEPRAVVPSLRERSLFHAARTAAATLTGVGTGAGAAGRDGGAR; translated from the coding sequence GTGGGGCTGCGCGAGCGGCTCGCGGGTAGGCGCGTGTACATGACCGGGGTGACGGGATTCGTCGGTGAGGCGCTGTTGGAGCGCCTGCTGTCGGACTTCCCGGACACCCGGGTCGTCGCGCTGGTACGGCCCCGCGGCGGGCAGGACGGGGCGTCGCGGCTGCGGCGCCAGCTGCGCAAGCCCGCGTTCAAGGCACTGCGGGAGAAGGTGGGCGAGGGGGCCGTCGAGAAGCTGGCGGCCCGGGTCGAGGTCGTCGACGGGGACCTGGCGTCGATGCCGGACATCCCGGCCGACGTCGACCTGGTGATCCACTGCGCCGGTGAGGTGTCGTTCGACCCGCCGGTCGACGAGGGGTTCACGACGAACATCGGCGGCGTGCAGGAGCTGCTGCGCGCGGCCCGCGCCGGTGGCGCGTCGCCACACATCGTGCACGTGTCGACGGCGTACGTGGCCGGGCTGCGTTCGGGCCACATCGCCGAGGGGCGGCTCGCGCACGACGTCGACTGGGTGGCGGAGAAGGCCGCCGCCGGCCGTACCCGCCAGGCCGCGGAGGACGCGTCGCGTACGCCGGAGCGCTCGGCCCAGTTCCTGGCGGAGGCGCAGGCCAAGCACCTGCGCGCCGGGGCGCAGTCGGTGTCGCGGGACGCCGAGGACCGCCGCCGCCAGTGGGTGCGTGACCGGCTGGTCCGCTCCGGGGCGGAGCGGGCGCAGGTACTCGGCTGGACGGACTGCTACACGTTCACCAAGGCGCTCGCGGAGCGCTGCCTGGAGGACTCCCACGGCGACCTGCCGCTGACGATCGTCCGGCCCTCGATCATCGAGTCGGCGCTGGCGCGGCCGTTCCCGGGGTGGATCGAGGGCTTCAAGATGGCGGAGCCGCTGATCCTCGCCTACGGCCGGGGCGAGTTCCCCGACTTCCCGGCGTCCCCGGACGCCACGATCGACATCATCCCGGTGGACCTGGTCGTCAACGCGATCCTCGCCGCCGCCGCGCAGACGCCGCCAGCGGCCGAGCCGGCGTACTACACGGTGTGCTCCGGGTTCCGTAACCCGCTGCTGTTCCGGGAGCTGTTCGAGCACGTCCACGAGTACTTCCAGGAGCATCCGCTGCCGAAGCGGGGCCGCGGACCGATCGCGGTGCCCGAGTGGCCGTTCGCCGGGGCGAGGGCGGCCGAGGCGAAGCTGCGCAACGGTGAGCGGGTCGCGGCCGTCGCCGGCCGGGTGCTCGAGCACGCCCCGCGCTCGGAGAAGGTCCGCCGCTGGGCGCAGGAGTTCGACCGGTTCGAGTCACGGGTCGGGTTCCTGCGCCGCTACGCCGACATCTACCGGGCGTACACGAAGGCCGAGCTGGTCTACGTCGACGACGCGACGAAGGCGCTCTTCGACGGCCTCGACGAGGCCGACCAGGCCGACTTCAACTTCGACCCGGCCTGCTACGACTGGTACCACTACCTGCAGGAGGTGCACTTCCCGGCGGTCACCGCGATCCTGCGCAGGCCGCGGGACCCGGCGCCGCCCAAGCGCAGCGGCGTGAACCTGCCGGCGAACCCGGACGCGCTCGCGGTGTTCGACCTCGACGGGACGCTGGTCACCTCGACGGTGATCGAGTCGTACCTGTGGCTGCGGCTCGCGGACGAGGCGCCGGCGGGCCGGGCGCGGGAGCTGGCGGGGCTCGGGGCGGTGCTGCCGCGTTTCCTGCGGGCGGAGCGCACCGACCGGGGACATCTGATCCGGTCGGTGTACGCCCGGTACAAGGGCGCGGACCCGGAGGAGCTGGCGAGGATCATCGACGAGGTGGCGGGTGACATCCTGCTGCGGCGGGTGAAGCCGGCGGCGATCCGCCGGGTGCGGGCGCACCGGCAGGCGGGGCATCGCACGGTGCTGCTGACCGGGTCGGTGGACTTCCTGGTCCGGCCGCTGGCGCCGCTGTTCGACGAGGTCGTCGCCTCGAAGCTGACGGTCGGCGCGGACGGGCTGCTGACCGGGAAGCTGGCGTCGTCGCCGCTGGTCGGGGACGCCCGGGCGGCGTTCCTCGACCACTTCGCGGGCCGGGTCGGCGCGGACCTGTCGTCGTCGTGGGCCTACGGGGACTCGCAGTCGGACATCCCGATGCTGCGGGCGGTCGGCAACCCGGTGGCGGTCAACCCGGACCTGGCACTGTTCCGCCTGGCGAAGGCGAACGGCTGGGCGGTCGAGGAGTGGCCGTCGACGCCCGGGGAGCCGCGGGCGGTCGTCCCGTCGCTGCGGGAACGGTCGCTGTTCCACGCGGCCCGCACCGCCGCGGCCACGCTCACCGGCGTCGGCACCGGTGCCGGTGCCGCCGGGCGGGACGGGGGTGCGCGGTGA
- a CDS encoding SigE family RNA polymerase sigma factor: MPDGGAAPRRDDRSFEDYVADRGMTLLRTAVFLTGDRQAGEDLLQDVLLRTYRRWRHIDDPDSYLRRSLANAAVSRARRGLRTRERLVDWDDPGVDEPAGTADEASQVTDRHDLLSALRQLTPRQRAVIVLRYFGDLSEAQVAAELGCAPSSVKTHNARGLLRLRALLGASAPPLTPLLAPSPHPSSKGATT, translated from the coding sequence ATGCCCGACGGTGGCGCGGCGCCGCGCCGCGACGACCGGTCGTTCGAGGACTACGTGGCCGACCGCGGCATGACCCTGCTGCGCACCGCCGTGTTCCTCACCGGCGACCGGCAGGCGGGCGAGGACCTGCTGCAGGACGTCCTGCTGCGCACCTACCGGCGCTGGCGGCACATCGACGACCCCGACAGCTACCTGCGCCGGTCGCTGGCGAACGCCGCCGTCAGCCGGGCCCGGCGCGGGCTGAGAACCCGGGAGAGACTCGTCGACTGGGACGACCCCGGCGTCGACGAGCCCGCCGGGACCGCCGACGAGGCCAGCCAGGTCACCGACCGCCATGACCTGCTGAGCGCGCTGCGCCAGCTCACTCCCCGCCAGCGGGCGGTGATCGTGCTGCGCTACTTCGGCGACCTGTCCGAGGCCCAGGTCGCCGCCGAGCTCGGCTGCGCGCCCAGCAGCGTCAAGACCCACAACGCCCGCGGCCTGCTGCGCCTGCGCGCCCTCCTCGGCGCCTCGGCGCCCCCCCTGACCCCGTTGCTCGCGCCGTCCCCGCACCCGTCCTCGAAGGGAGCGACCACATGA
- a CDS encoding amidohydrolase, producing the protein MTSRPAPRTPARPAPTRPSARQDEPGRAVLYRGGHVHSPAHPAATALLTVGDVVTWVGADPDEIGAPGPGSGVDAVVDLDGALVTPAFVDAHIHATATGLALGGLALAAAPTLTAALDAVAAAARAQPGAALLGTGWDETRWPERRAPTATELEAAAPGRLVYLARVDGHTAAVSTALAAASGAAGLPGWLGAGLARDDAHHAARVHAYATISPSQRAGAWRRLRTTAARLGIAALHEMAGPEVSSADDLAALLAHAAAEPGPAIHGYWAGDPAVLADLDPDGRLAVGLGGDLFVDGSLGSHTAALRAPYADRPGHRPGPMLDAAAVRDTVLTAVAAGRQPGFHAIGDGALDVVLAGLDAAAETVGRGPVAASRPRVEHCELAHPDQIVRLARVGAVAVVQPAFDAAWGGPDGMYAARLGADRAGAMNPFAALTAAGVSLALSSDAPVTPLDPWGAVRAAAGHHTPAARLDPVTALRAATHGGWHAARADTDGSGTLAPGHPATLAVWHLPAGLAGAAEPAKPARPPVADLTGPDPVCARTVLAGAVLFDLFGAGADG; encoded by the coding sequence GTGACCAGCCGACCCGCGCCGCGGACGCCGGCCCGGCCGGCGCCGACCCGGCCCTCGGCCCGCCAGGACGAGCCCGGGCGCGCCGTGCTCTACCGCGGCGGCCATGTGCACAGCCCGGCGCACCCAGCCGCGACCGCGCTGCTGACCGTCGGCGACGTCGTCACCTGGGTCGGCGCCGACCCCGACGAGATCGGCGCGCCGGGGCCCGGCAGCGGCGTCGACGCGGTCGTCGACCTCGACGGGGCGCTCGTCACCCCCGCGTTCGTCGACGCCCACATCCACGCCACCGCCACCGGGCTCGCCCTCGGCGGCCTCGCCCTCGCCGCCGCGCCCACCCTGACGGCGGCGCTCGACGCCGTCGCCGCCGCGGCCCGCGCCCAGCCGGGCGCGGCGCTACTCGGCACCGGCTGGGACGAGACCCGCTGGCCCGAGCGGCGTGCCCCCACCGCCACCGAGCTCGAGGCGGCCGCACCCGGCCGGCTCGTCTACCTCGCTCGCGTCGACGGCCACACCGCCGCCGTCTCCACCGCCCTGGCCGCGGCGTCCGGCGCCGCCGGCCTGCCCGGCTGGCTCGGCGCCGGCCTGGCCCGCGACGACGCCCACCACGCCGCCCGCGTCCACGCCTACGCCACCATCAGCCCGTCCCAGCGCGCCGGCGCCTGGCGGCGGCTGCGGACCACCGCGGCCCGCCTCGGGATCGCCGCGCTGCACGAGATGGCCGGACCCGAGGTGTCCTCCGCCGATGACCTCGCCGCCCTGCTCGCCCACGCCGCCGCCGAACCCGGCCCCGCCATCCACGGCTACTGGGCGGGTGACCCGGCCGTCCTCGCCGACCTCGACCCCGACGGGCGGCTGGCCGTCGGCCTCGGCGGGGACCTGTTCGTCGACGGGTCGCTCGGCTCGCACACCGCCGCCCTGCGCGCCCCCTACGCCGACCGCCCCGGCCACCGGCCCGGCCCGATGCTCGACGCCGCCGCCGTCCGCGACACCGTGCTCACCGCGGTCGCCGCCGGCCGCCAGCCCGGGTTCCACGCCATCGGCGACGGCGCGCTCGACGTCGTCCTCGCCGGCCTGGACGCCGCCGCCGAGACCGTCGGCCGCGGCCCGGTCGCGGCCAGCCGGCCCCGGGTCGAGCACTGTGAGCTCGCCCATCCCGACCAGATCGTCCGGCTCGCCCGCGTCGGCGCCGTCGCGGTCGTCCAGCCGGCGTTCGACGCCGCCTGGGGCGGACCGGACGGCATGTACGCCGCCCGGCTCGGCGCGGACCGGGCCGGCGCGATGAACCCGTTCGCCGCGCTCACCGCCGCCGGGGTCAGCCTCGCGCTGTCCTCCGACGCGCCCGTCACCCCGCTCGACCCGTGGGGCGCCGTCCGCGCCGCCGCCGGCCACCACACCCCGGCGGCCCGCCTCGACCCGGTCACCGCGCTGCGCGCCGCCACCCACGGCGGCTGGCACGCCGCCCGCGCCGACACCGACGGTTCCGGCACCCTCGCCCCCGGTCACCCCGCCACCCTCGCCGTCTGGCACCTCCCAGCCGGCCTGGCCGGCGCGGCCGAACCGGCGAAGCCGGCCAGGCCGCCGGTGGCCGACCTGACCGGCCCGGACCCGGTATGCGCCCGCACCGTCCTGGCCGGCGCCGTTCTGTTCGACCTGTTCGGCGCAGGCGCCGATGGCTGA
- a CDS encoding 5'-3' exonuclease: protein MDGTERGGGLALLDTPSLYFRAFYGVPRSVTAPDGTPVNAVRGLLDVLARQILDLRPRHLVCCFDADWRPAFRVELVASYKAHRVAEVLEPAAAPAAVPVAPVAPVVDGGGAEAGAGGDGGVQVEEVPDELTPQLPVIDDMLDAFGIARAEADGFEADDVIGTLATRFPYGGDGWAVRDPAPGQGPPAGGWAGPVDVLTGDRDLFQLIRDDVPVRVRYSVEKFALVDEAAVAARYGVPGRAYGDFAALRGDPSDGLPGVAGIGAKTAAALLTRFGSLAGALAALDAGQQDGFPAGARRRLEAARDYLDRAEVVVRVVPDVQLPPLRTALPAAPADPDRVLALAERWGLTSAATRLARALATTAAAG from the coding sequence GTGGATGGGACAGAGCGGGGCGGTGGGCTGGCGCTGCTGGACACGCCGTCGCTGTACTTCCGGGCGTTCTACGGCGTCCCGCGGTCGGTGACGGCACCGGACGGGACGCCGGTGAACGCGGTGCGGGGGCTGCTCGACGTGCTCGCCCGCCAGATCCTGGACCTTCGGCCGCGGCACCTGGTCTGCTGCTTCGACGCGGACTGGCGCCCGGCGTTCCGCGTCGAGCTGGTCGCGTCGTACAAGGCGCACCGGGTCGCCGAGGTGCTCGAACCGGCCGCGGCGCCGGCGGCTGTACCCGTCGCCCCCGTGGCCCCGGTCGTCGACGGCGGCGGGGCCGAGGCCGGCGCGGGTGGCGACGGTGGCGTGCAGGTCGAGGAGGTGCCCGACGAGCTGACGCCGCAGCTGCCGGTCATCGACGACATGCTCGACGCGTTCGGCATCGCCCGCGCCGAGGCCGACGGGTTCGAGGCCGACGACGTCATCGGCACGCTCGCGACCCGGTTCCCCTACGGCGGCGACGGCTGGGCCGTCCGCGACCCGGCGCCGGGGCAGGGGCCGCCGGCGGGGGGCTGGGCGGGGCCGGTGGACGTGCTGACCGGCGACCGGGACCTGTTCCAGCTGATCCGCGACGACGTGCCGGTGCGGGTCCGCTACTCGGTGGAGAAGTTCGCCCTCGTCGACGAGGCGGCGGTGGCCGCCCGCTACGGCGTGCCGGGCCGGGCCTACGGCGACTTCGCGGCGCTGCGCGGCGACCCGTCCGACGGGCTGCCCGGGGTGGCGGGAATCGGCGCGAAGACGGCGGCGGCGCTGCTGACCCGGTTCGGGTCGCTCGCCGGCGCGCTGGCCGCGCTGGACGCCGGCCAGCAGGACGGCTTCCCGGCCGGGGCCCGGCGACGGCTGGAGGCCGCCCGCGACTACCTGGACCGGGCCGAGGTGGTCGTGCGGGTCGTGCCGGACGTGCAGCTGCCCCCGCTGCGCACCGCGCTGCCCGCTGCCCCGGCCGACCCGGACCGGGTGCTGGCCCTGGCCGAACGCTGGGGCCTCACGTCCGCGGCGACCAGGCTGGCCCGCGCCCTGGCGACCACCGCCGCCGCCGGCTGA
- a CDS encoding Lrp/AsnC family transcriptional regulator: protein MEDLDRHIVRLLCNDGRMSFTDLARTTGLSVSAVHQRVRRLEQRGVITSYAAQVDAALVGLPLTAFISIKPIDPSQPDDAPDRLRHLTAIEACHSVAGEESYLLKARVAAPADLETLLQQVRAAANVSTRTLVVLSTPYEGRPPAL, encoded by the coding sequence CTGGAAGATCTCGACCGCCACATAGTGCGGCTGTTGTGCAACGACGGGCGGATGAGCTTCACCGACCTCGCCAGGACCACCGGGCTGTCCGTGTCCGCGGTCCACCAGCGCGTCCGCCGCCTGGAACAGCGCGGCGTGATCACCTCGTATGCCGCGCAGGTCGACGCGGCGCTCGTCGGCCTGCCGCTGACCGCGTTCATCTCGATCAAACCGATCGACCCGTCGCAGCCCGACGACGCCCCCGACCGGCTGCGCCACCTCACCGCCATCGAGGCCTGCCACTCCGTCGCCGGCGAGGAGAGCTACCTGCTCAAGGCCCGCGTCGCCGCCCCCGCCGACCTGGAGACCCTCCTGCAACAGGTCCGCGCCGCCGCGAACGTCTCCACCCGCACCCTCGTCGTCCTGTCCACCCCCTACGAGGGCCGCCCCCCGGCGCTGTAG
- a CDS encoding SigE family RNA polymerase sigma factor produces MPDGGGRPRRDDRSFELFVADRGTALLRTAVFLTGDRYAGEDLLQDVLLRAYRRWDDVDEPESYLRRALVNAATSRFRWRGRAREELVDWSAVPGDGAEHASPADEAGQATDRHDLLGALRRLPAKQRAVIVLRYFDDLSEARIAAELGCGPGTVKTHAARGLARLRELLGPEAGAALPPAPPSGAAPARHVQPASARPVPMKGVSL; encoded by the coding sequence ATGCCGGACGGTGGCGGCCGGCCGCGCCGCGACGACCGGTCGTTCGAACTGTTCGTCGCCGACCGCGGGACGGCTCTGCTGCGCACCGCGGTGTTCCTCACCGGTGACCGGTACGCCGGGGAGGACCTGCTGCAGGACGTCCTGCTGCGGGCCTACCGGCGCTGGGACGACGTCGACGAGCCGGAGAGCTACCTGCGCCGTGCCCTGGTGAACGCCGCGACGAGCAGGTTCCGGTGGCGTGGCCGGGCCAGGGAGGAACTGGTCGACTGGTCGGCCGTTCCCGGCGACGGCGCCGAGCATGCCAGTCCGGCGGACGAGGCCGGCCAGGCCACCGACCGCCACGACCTGCTCGGCGCACTGCGCCGGCTGCCCGCGAAGCAGCGGGCGGTGATCGTGCTGCGCTATTTCGACGACCTGTCCGAGGCGCGGATCGCCGCGGAGCTCGGTTGCGGCCCGGGCACCGTCAAGACCCACGCCGCCCGGGGGCTGGCCCGGCTGCGCGAGCTGCTCGGCCCGGAGGCCGGAGCGGCACTGCCCCCCGCGCCGCCGTCCGGGGCGGCGCCGGCGCGACACGTCCAGCCCGCGTCCGCGCGGCCCGTGCCCATGAAGGGGGTGTCCCTGTGA
- the lnt gene encoding apolipoprotein N-acyltransferase, with the protein MTPPSAASARTGPPPPVESRPGGPATKGTASGVATVPARPRRRRLRPPRAATLARAVAALAAGAGLYLAFPPVGAWPLAPVAVAALTLLVRGRRLPSAYRIAFLFGLGFFLPLLRFVSFVGDDALYALAIGEAAILAVVGPATVLALRLRAGYAWAAVACVWVGQEALRGRAPFGGFPWGRLAFSQPDGPYTPLAAVAGAPAMTFAVAATGALLALTLHTLVTTGRAALAAHLRVPDVTTPPTAVPVAVPTQRPGDGDTDRLPAAGRHRRALALGAALPAAGIAALAAAGLAVPLPTAPQDGTLRVAAIQGDVPEPGGLDALGEKFQVTRNHVDETLRLAADVAAGRTPRPDLVVWPENSSDVDPFVDRRAAALLDEAARAIGVPVMLGAVLDGPGAGHVRNAGLVWTADGWAGQLYVKHNPVPFAEYLPGRAILQKVITRFATEMPSDFVHGTGPAVLPAAGTTIGDVICFEVAYDGNVRASVDQGARLIVVQTNNASFGRKGESQQQLAMTRIRAVEHGRATIQVSTSGQSAIITPDGTVLAQTGLYEPGILSAELPLRTGRTLADRVGAIPEAVATALAAAAIMTGIATGRRRPRPAGQIPSGAGHPGPGATPRDTPAPRAGHRPDGRGPERSGVDAHRVVVCVPTYNERENLTRTALRLREANPTVDLLVIDDNSPDGTGQIADELAREDAQIHVLHRAGKSGLGSAYVAGFSWALRHGYDVIVEMDADGSHQPEELPRLLARLNTADLVIGSRWVRGGQVRNWPRSRLVLSRGANLYVRAALGIPTRDATAGYRAYRAEVLRARDLDAIQSQGYCFQVDLAWTAWRGGFRVAEVPITFVERERGASKMSRSIIIEAFWRTALWALVSGRRGPAPRPVPATPVSVPAPATEPALVAATAATPPTQPTKPTIATGGIAINGSAASPAPASAATGGATTNAATLPARDDPSLAP; encoded by the coding sequence GTGACACCGCCGTCCGCCGCCTCCGCGCGCACCGGCCCGCCACCTCCGGTCGAGTCCCGCCCCGGCGGCCCCGCGACCAAGGGAACGGCATCCGGCGTCGCCACCGTCCCCGCCCGGCCCCGGCGGCGACGCCTCCGGCCACCCAGGGCCGCGACGCTCGCCCGCGCCGTGGCCGCGCTCGCCGCCGGGGCCGGCCTCTACCTGGCGTTCCCGCCGGTGGGTGCCTGGCCGCTCGCGCCCGTCGCCGTCGCCGCCCTCACCCTGCTGGTGCGCGGCCGGCGGCTGCCGTCCGCATACCGGATCGCCTTCCTGTTCGGCCTGGGTTTCTTCCTGCCGCTGCTGCGGTTCGTCTCGTTCGTCGGCGACGACGCCCTCTACGCCCTGGCGATCGGCGAGGCCGCGATCCTCGCCGTCGTCGGCCCCGCGACCGTGCTCGCCCTGCGGCTGCGCGCCGGCTACGCCTGGGCCGCCGTCGCCTGCGTCTGGGTCGGCCAGGAGGCGCTGCGCGGCCGCGCGCCCTTCGGTGGCTTCCCCTGGGGCCGGCTCGCGTTCAGCCAGCCCGACGGGCCCTACACCCCGCTCGCCGCCGTCGCCGGCGCCCCGGCGATGACGTTCGCCGTCGCCGCCACCGGCGCGCTGCTCGCGCTCACCCTGCACACCCTCGTCACCACCGGCCGCGCCGCGCTGGCCGCCCACCTGCGCGTCCCCGACGTCACCACGCCCCCCACGGCCGTCCCCGTCGCCGTGCCCACCCAGCGACCCGGCGACGGCGACACCGACCGCCTCCCGGCCGCCGGCCGGCACCGCCGGGCGCTCGCCCTCGGCGCCGCGCTGCCCGCCGCCGGCATCGCGGCACTCGCCGCCGCCGGCCTCGCCGTCCCGCTGCCCACCGCGCCCCAGGACGGAACCCTGCGGGTCGCCGCGATCCAGGGCGACGTCCCCGAACCCGGCGGCCTCGACGCCCTCGGCGAGAAGTTCCAGGTCACCCGCAACCACGTCGACGAGACGCTGCGCCTCGCCGCCGACGTCGCCGCCGGTCGCACCCCCCGGCCGGACCTGGTCGTCTGGCCGGAGAACTCCTCCGACGTCGACCCGTTCGTCGACCGCCGCGCCGCGGCGCTGCTCGACGAGGCCGCCCGCGCGATCGGCGTCCCGGTCATGCTCGGCGCCGTCCTCGACGGCCCCGGCGCCGGCCACGTCCGCAACGCAGGCCTCGTCTGGACCGCCGACGGCTGGGCCGGCCAGCTCTACGTCAAGCACAACCCCGTCCCGTTCGCCGAGTACCTCCCCGGCCGGGCCATCCTGCAGAAGGTCATCACCCGGTTCGCGACCGAGATGCCCAGCGACTTCGTCCACGGCACCGGCCCCGCCGTGCTGCCCGCCGCCGGCACCACCATCGGCGACGTCATCTGCTTCGAGGTCGCCTACGACGGCAACGTCCGCGCCTCCGTCGACCAGGGCGCCCGCCTGATCGTCGTCCAGACGAACAACGCGTCCTTCGGCCGCAAGGGCGAAAGCCAGCAGCAGCTCGCGATGACCCGGATCCGTGCCGTCGAACACGGCCGGGCCACCATCCAGGTCTCCACCAGCGGACAAAGCGCCATCATCACCCCCGACGGCACCGTGCTCGCCCAGACTGGCCTGTACGAACCCGGGATACTCTCCGCCGAGCTGCCACTGCGCACCGGCCGCACTCTGGCCGACCGGGTCGGGGCCATCCCGGAGGCGGTCGCGACCGCCCTGGCGGCGGCGGCCATTATGACTGGGATCGCTACCGGGCGCCGGCGCCCACGGCCCGCCGGCCAAATCCCTTCCGGCGCAGGGCACCCCGGCCCCGGCGCCACCCCGCGGGACACCCCCGCCCCGCGGGCAGGCCACCGGCCCGACGGCCGTGGACCAGAAAGGAGCGGCGTGGACGCCCACCGGGTAGTCGTCTGCGTGCCGACGTACAACGAACGGGAGAACCTGACCCGCACCGCGCTGCGGCTCCGCGAGGCGAACCCGACCGTCGACCTGCTCGTCATCGACGACAACAGCCCCGACGGCACCGGCCAGATCGCCGACGAGCTCGCCCGCGAGGACGCGCAGATCCACGTCCTGCACCGCGCCGGCAAGTCCGGTCTCGGCTCCGCCTACGTCGCCGGTTTCTCCTGGGCGCTGCGCCACGGCTACGACGTCATCGTCGAGATGGACGCCGACGGCTCCCACCAGCCCGAGGAGCTGCCCCGCCTGCTGGCCCGGCTGAACACCGCCGACCTGGTCATCGGCTCCCGATGGGTCCGCGGCGGACAGGTCCGCAACTGGCCACGCAGCCGGCTCGTCCTGTCCCGCGGCGCGAACCTCTACGTCCGCGCCGCTCTCGGTATCCCGACGCGTGACGCCACCGCCGGCTACCGGGCCTACCGGGCCGAGGTGCTGCGGGCCCGTGACCTCGACGCGATCCAGTCGCAGGGCTACTGCTTCCAGGTCGACCTCGCCTGGACCGCCTGGCGCGGCGGTTTCCGCGTCGCCGAGGTGCCCATCACCTTCGTCGAACGCGAACGCGGCGCGTCCAAGATGAGCCGTTCGATCATCATCGAGGCGTTCTGGCGCACCGCGCTGTGGGCGCTCGTCTCCGGCCGCCGCGGCCCGGCGCCCCGCCCGGTACCCGCCACACCGGTCAGCGTCCCCGCGCCCGCCACCGAGCCGGCGCTCGTCGCGGCGACCGCCGCCACCCCGCCCACGCAGCCGACCAAGCCCACGATCGCCACGGGCGGCATCGCGATCAACGGTTCGGCCGCCAGCCCGGCGCCAGCCTCGGCCGCCACCGGCGGCGCCACGACGAACGCGGCGACACTGCCCGCTCGGGACGATCCCAGCCTGGCGCCCTGA